The Coccinella septempunctata chromosome 9, icCocSept1.1, whole genome shotgun sequence genomic interval TTCATTGTAATCATCCGCTGTTTCCTGAGGTGATTTAGAAGTTGTATTTTTAAAACTGCCTTCATTCCTAATTTCATTGCATATTTTCCACATGGCTTTAGTCTTATTATCCGAGGTTTTAATTTCTAGCATCAATGAGTATCCAGTGTAATATATTTCAAGGGaaaatgtatattgaaaatatttatgaagtCATTCGAGAAGCTTTGCCATTGCTTATTATCCTGGAAGCTGATGACGTTTTGTTTATTTGTTGAAGCACTGGAACCGACTGGTGACGCTTGAAGAAAATCCTATTAACAGCTACTCCTTCCGGCCAAAAATCTGCACTCATGGCATCCTGCAAATATTCTGCCGGAAATGGAACTTTGAATGATGAATATATCTCCGGTtgtcttgatttcaatttttcacatttaaaGTCTGGTATATGCGGTTTGAAAACATAACACAGCTTATTCTCTGTAGTGTCAGGATTTAGTCGGAATACATGAATGTATGACATTATCATTTTAGGTACCACTGAGTTAGTTTTCTGAGTACCAATTATTGGTTTTGAGGATTTTCTTGTTGCGCTTGTATTGCTTTGGTGACTCTTTGGAGCGAATGTATCCAGTTTGATGTTGTTCgttttcctcttcttcttcaCTACCACATTCCATTTTgactatcaaacaatatagcatatgtatgagttttaacaAAGGTAAGTGTAATGAGGTACCTCATAAGCCCGTTAATTGAAAACACACAACTCATAATAACagttttatgattttcaatttgaagcgCGAAATCAGAATACTCTTCCttgtattttatataaatatcGACAAGAAAATGAACATCCTGAGGGACAAAACATAAGTAAGACGTTGATTGTTCCTTTTCTTATCGAATAATTATCGATGTTCAGAAAATACTCTTTCCAATTACTttatcctaatttttttttctttacagaATGGACGCTTTCCTGTTTAACGCCTTCGGAATTAGTTCCGAACCACTTGGCCAACTCAGTAGAAAGGACATCGAAAAGAATTTGGGTTTGGAAGAAGACAAAATTTTTGCTGACTCGAACAAGATCTATCAACCTGATTCATCTTTGTCTAAAAACTCCGGAGTGAGATTCGAATCACAGCAATCAGCTTCCCAACTCAGCGAAaaggttttgtgttcggaaaaagccAAAGTCTCTACCGAATCTTACAAAATGAACCaatatgattattcattgtatgatgacatcttcggaatgagtttagcatctcagcaatcaataccccaactaagcaatgaggaaatggaaatgatttgttGTCTGGAAGAAGCCAAAACCTCTGTTGATTCGAACAAGATCAATCAACCTGCTTCTTCTTTGACTAACACTTTCGGGAAGAATCTCGGATCACAGCAATCAACTCCTCATCTCagcgatgaggaattcgaaaggattttgtgtgtggagaaagccaaaatttttgccgaatcgaacaaaaaacaatctgattattcattttctgacatcttaggaaaaacttcagaacctcagccatcaccacaacaacacagcaatgaggaattggaaatgattgTGCGTCTGGCAGAAGCTAAAATCTTCGCTGACTCGAACAAGATCTGTCAGCCTGATTCTTCCTTGTCTTACAACTCCGAAATGGGATTCGAATCACAGGAACTCAGCGAAaaggttttgtgttcggaaaaagccTCTGCCCAAACGAATAAAATGTACCaatatgattattcattgtctgatgacatcttcggaatgagtttagaatctcagcaatcaatatcccaactaagcaatgaggaaatggaaatgatttgttgtctggaagaagccaaaacctctgttgattcgaacaagatcaatcaacctgcttcttccttgactaacactttcgggaagaatctcggatcacagcaatcaactcctcatctcagcgatgaggaattcgaaagaaTTTTGTGTGTGGAGAAAGCCGAAGTATCTGCCGAAGGGAACAGAATGAATCAATCTGATTATTCATTGTTTGACATCTTCGGAATAACTTCAGAACTTCAGCCATCACCACAACAactcagcaatgaggaattggaaatgattttgCGTCTGGAAGAAACCAAAAGCTTTGCTGAATCGAACAATATCAATCAACCTGATTTTTCCTTGTCTAATAAACACGGAGTGAGTTTCGAATCAGAGCAATCATTTTCCCAACACTGCGAAaaggttttgtgttcggaaaaagccAAAGTCTCTTCCGCATCGAACAACTTCGACAACTTCGGAATGATTCATGGTCAACTCACTGATGTCGAATTTGAAAGGATTTTGGGATTGGGTGAATCAAATGTCTCTGCCGAATCGGCCACGCTGATAAATCGATCTCATTCCGACCAATATATGACGGATTGGAATTCGCTTTTTGAGCAGGAGCCAATAAAAATAGATGATATGTTTAATGGACATAGTTCCCATCAAGCACCGGACACTCAACTCCAAAATTCGATTATTTCACCAGATTCGGGCATCTGTGATGAAGGATTAGCGGAATCCGATTCATCTTCATCAATTCCACCTACCTATTCCCAAATTTTCGAAGTGAAAGATCAATGTTTACAACAGAAGGAATGTTACCGAACATCGGTACCCAAGTCCACACCCTAcgtcttcaaaacgaattcgggtttatggaaaaatcgcAATTACGAAATAGTTGAAAGTGTGAGGCCAACAAGTATGATACCAAAAAGGTGAGTGATTTCTACCATATACTACCACttatattcaaaacaaattatatgcaGGTCGTTCCACACTTCGCGCCACCTGACGATTAATGTTCATTTTCTAACTGATGATTATTCTAACCGAAAATTGTGTATTACATGCATTTTCAAATCAGATACGTGGAAAATGCTT includes:
- the LOC123321013 gene encoding uncharacterized protein LOC123321013: MDAFLFNAFGISSEPLGQLSRKDIEKNLGLEEDKIFADSNKIYQPDSSLSKNSGVRFESQQSASQLSEKVLCSEKAKVSTESYKMNQYDYSLYDDIFGMSLASQQSIPQLSNEEMEMICCLEEAKTSVDSNKINQPASSLTNTFGKNLGSQQSTPHLSDEEFERILCVEKAKIFAESNKKQSDYSFSDILGKTSEPQPSPQQHSNEELEMIVRLAEAKIFADSNKICQPDSSLSYNSEMGFESQELSEKVLCSEKASAQTNKIDEEFERILCVEKAEVSAEGNRMNQSDYSLFDIFGITSELQPSPQQLSNEELEMILRLEETKSFAESNNINQPDFSLSNKHGVSFESEQSFSQHCEKVLCSEKAKVSSASNNFDNFGMIHGQLTDVEFERILGLGESNVSAESATLINRSHSDQYMTDWNSLFEQEPIKIDDMFNGHSSHQAPDTQLQNSIISPDSGICDEGLAESDSSSSIPPTYSQIFEVKDQCLQQKECYRTSVPKSTPYVFKTNSGLWKNRNYEIVESVRPTSMIPKSDVIKPKVRIREGVRKLQKQKVFKCSKCEFSSYFRDILDQHIHRTHLQPNQECKQIQSNERVNFTINGKEKAPHSSVANRASM